In Microbacterium enclense, one genomic interval encodes:
- a CDS encoding TetR-like C-terminal domain-containing protein, whose translation MERSPLTPLAIIRTAADLADADGFSEVTLSAVARAVDVRTPSLYSHVRDLAGLRDGITILALGELGDRAGDAIAGRAGHDALRALCDAHRDYARAHPGRWESLQRRAGDAVVRSDEAARSGRTLAAVLRGYGIAESDHVHATRLVGSFLNGFLHLEHVGGFAHRAPSVDSSWTVLIDRLDGLLRHWHVEDRKDPS comes from the coding sequence GTGGAACGTTCCCCTCTCACTCCGCTCGCGATCATCCGCACGGCCGCCGACCTCGCGGATGCCGACGGTTTCTCCGAGGTGACCCTCTCGGCCGTGGCACGCGCGGTGGACGTTCGGACTCCGAGCCTGTACAGCCACGTCCGCGACCTCGCCGGCCTCCGCGACGGCATCACGATCCTCGCCCTCGGCGAGCTGGGCGACCGCGCGGGCGACGCGATCGCCGGGCGCGCAGGGCACGACGCCCTCCGAGCACTGTGCGACGCGCACCGCGACTACGCCCGCGCGCATCCGGGGCGGTGGGAGAGCCTCCAGCGGCGTGCGGGCGACGCCGTCGTCCGAAGCGACGAGGCCGCGCGTTCGGGCCGCACGCTCGCGGCGGTGCTCCGCGGCTACGGCATCGCTGAAAGCGATCACGTCCACGCGACCCGTCTCGTCGGGTCGTTCCTCAACGGGTTCCTCCACCTCGAACACGTCGGGGGTTTCGCCCACCGGGCACCGTCCGTCGACTCCTCGTGGACCGTGCTCATCGACCGTCTCGACGGCCTGCTCCGGCACTGGCACGTCGAGGACCGGAAGGATCCCTCATGA
- a CDS encoding SGNH/GDSL hydrolase family protein yields MIDTPFTPDLVRGGAELEQTERGVRLHRLPRPYREREADAQLALVERQPSGIHVRVRTEATTVTLRLHATRVSYRGLDRARGIVDVLVDGSLALRRPLQHGDALELDLSTGAATPRNGDVDVVTVTDLPHVDKIVEIWLPHNEQIDLISLHSDAPLAAVEDPRPVWVHHGSSISHGSNAAAPTEIWPVVAARAAGVQLRNLGFGGSAMVDPFLARVIRDQDADVISVKLGINVVNADAMRVRAFVPAVHGFLDTIREGHPDTPLLVVSPILSPIHETTPGPGAFDPESLRAGNARFVATGSPDDVVRGSLTLEVIRDLLATVVADRADDPALHLLDGLSLYGSTDAGAHPLPDGLHPDTATHRLIGERFATAAFGAGGLLRR; encoded by the coding sequence ATGATCGACACCCCGTTCACTCCCGACCTGGTCCGCGGTGGCGCGGAGCTCGAGCAGACCGAGCGCGGCGTCCGCCTGCACCGTCTGCCCCGGCCGTACCGGGAGCGCGAAGCCGACGCGCAGCTCGCCCTGGTGGAGCGGCAGCCGTCCGGCATCCATGTTCGCGTGCGGACGGAGGCGACCACGGTGACGCTGCGCCTGCACGCCACGCGGGTGTCGTATCGCGGTCTGGACCGTGCGCGGGGGATCGTCGACGTGCTCGTCGACGGCTCTCTTGCGCTGCGCCGACCACTCCAGCACGGCGACGCGCTCGAGCTCGACCTGTCCACGGGCGCGGCGACCCCGAGGAACGGAGACGTCGATGTCGTCACCGTGACCGACCTCCCGCACGTCGACAAGATCGTCGAGATCTGGTTGCCGCACAACGAGCAGATCGACCTCATCTCCCTGCACTCCGATGCGCCGCTCGCCGCCGTCGAGGACCCGCGGCCCGTGTGGGTGCATCACGGCAGCTCGATCAGCCACGGCTCCAACGCCGCCGCGCCCACCGAGATCTGGCCGGTCGTGGCCGCGCGCGCTGCCGGCGTGCAGCTGCGCAACCTCGGGTTCGGGGGAAGCGCGATGGTGGATCCGTTCCTGGCACGGGTCATCCGCGATCAGGATGCCGACGTCATCAGCGTGAAGCTGGGCATCAACGTCGTCAACGCCGACGCGATGCGCGTCCGCGCTTTCGTCCCCGCCGTGCACGGCTTCCTCGACACGATTCGCGAGGGACACCCCGACACTCCGCTGCTCGTGGTGTCGCCGATCCTCAGCCCGATCCACGAGACGACGCCCGGCCCGGGCGCGTTCGACCCCGAGAGCCTGCGCGCCGGCAACGCCCGTTTCGTCGCCACGGGGTCACCCGACGATGTGGTCCGCGGCTCGCTGACCCTCGAGGTGATCCGCGACCTGCTCGCCACCGTGGTCGCCGATCGGGCAGACGACCCCGCACTGCACCTCCTCGACGGGCTCTCGCTGTACGGCTCAACCGACGCGGGAGCGCACCCCCTGCCGGACGGTCTGCACCCCGACACGGCGACGCATCGCCTCATCGGCGAACGGTTCGCGACGGCGGCCTTCGGCGCAGGCGGGCTTCTTCGCCGTTAG